In Magnetococcales bacterium, one genomic interval encodes:
- a CDS encoding thiamine phosphate synthase gives MKPHLMLITDRHLVADPILPLAQALEGGVDTILLREKDLDDDKFASLARRVQELLRHHPSARLLFSGRRHLARTIGAHGVHLPHEGPSIAATRAILLPSQRIGRSCHDLASARQAFADGADFITLSPLFATRSHPDAPPLGIKAFARIRRELFGHVLALGGIDAGNIHQALSARPDGIALIRGILDRADPRAEASRLSSAIRKSIESS, from the coding sequence ATGAAACCCCACCTGATGCTGATCACCGACCGCCACCTGGTCGCCGACCCGATCCTCCCCCTGGCCCAGGCCCTGGAAGGCGGTGTCGATACCATCCTCCTCAGGGAAAAAGACCTGGACGACGACAAATTCGCATCCCTCGCCCGGCGCGTTCAGGAACTCCTTCGCCACCATCCCTCCGCCCGTCTGTTGTTCTCCGGTCGGCGCCACCTGGCCCGAACCATCGGCGCCCACGGCGTCCACCTTCCCCATGAAGGTCCGTCCATCGCCGCCACCCGCGCCATCCTCCTGCCGTCGCAGCGCATCGGTCGCTCCTGTCACGATCTTGCCTCCGCCCGGCAGGCCTTCGCCGATGGCGCCGATTTCATCACCCTCTCGCCCCTCTTCGCCACCCGTTCCCACCCCGACGCCCCCCCGCTTGGAATCAAAGCCTTCGCCCGCATCCGCCGGGAACTCTTCGGACATGTCCTGGCCCTCGGCGGGATCGACGCCGGCAATATCCATCAGGCCCTGTCCGCCCGGCCCGACGGAATCGCCCTCATCCGCGGCATCCTCGACCGCGCCGACCCACGGGCCGAAGCCTCGCGGCTGTCATCGGCCATAAGAAAATCTATTGAATCATCATGA